A window of Haliscomenobacter hydrossis DSM 1100 contains these coding sequences:
- a CDS encoding endonuclease domain-containing protein, whose protein sequence is MAKQNDQLEMYYGALTRNFEFAKQNRVNSTPAESALWEELRNKKLKGYKFRRQHPVGIFILDFYCHAAKLAIEIDGEYHLEQEQQLYDRARTELLYQAGIKELRFTNQDILTNLPSVLGTIIQILEK, encoded by the coding sequence ATGGCCAAACAAAATGACCAACTTGAAATGTACTATGGTGCATTGACTAGAAATTTTGAATTTGCAAAGCAAAATAGGGTAAATTCAACACCAGCAGAGAGTGCTTTGTGGGAAGAATTGAGAAACAAAAAATTGAAAGGCTATAAATTCAGGAGACAGCATCCTGTTGGAATATTTATTCTTGACTTTTATTGTCATGCGGCTAAACTTGCCATTGAGATTGATGGCGAGTATCACTTAGAGCAAGAACAGCAACTATATGATCGAGCAAGAACAGAACTATTATATCAAGCTGGGATCAAAGAACTAAGGTTCACAAATCAAGATATTTTAACGAACTTACCATCAGTCTTGGGTACTATCATCCAAATTTTAGAAAAATAA
- a CDS encoding LolA family protein, which translates to MKTAFFFFALILSTSFTASYAQTAEEIISKYLTAMGGGEKLSKLEGIKMSAKVNQGGMDIPLEIYNLKDGRQMTSINFQGKTLKQGVFDGKDLWGTNFMTMKAEKSDAEATAMFKTSLGDFPDPFLDYGTKGYKVELVGKETVEGTETFKIKLTKKPYTIEGKTEENVSFYFFDAEDFIPILVESEVKVGPAKGQISQITMSDYQEVDGLFFPFALGQGVKGAGSQPIVITKIELNPQVDPKEFVFTEEK; encoded by the coding sequence ATGAAAACAGCATTCTTCTTTTTTGCCCTAATCCTGTCTACCAGCTTCACCGCAAGCTATGCGCAAACCGCCGAAGAGATCATCAGCAAATACCTTACCGCCATGGGAGGAGGAGAAAAATTGAGCAAACTGGAGGGGATAAAAATGTCTGCCAAGGTCAATCAAGGCGGCATGGACATTCCCCTGGAGATTTACAACCTCAAGGATGGCCGCCAAATGACCAGCATTAACTTTCAAGGAAAAACCTTAAAGCAGGGCGTTTTTGATGGCAAAGACCTGTGGGGCACCAACTTCATGACCATGAAGGCCGAAAAAAGTGACGCCGAAGCTACCGCGATGTTCAAAACCAGTCTGGGCGATTTCCCGGATCCATTTCTGGATTACGGCACCAAAGGGTACAAGGTGGAATTGGTTGGCAAAGAAACCGTGGAAGGCACGGAAACCTTCAAAATCAAGTTGACCAAAAAGCCTTACACCATCGAAGGCAAAACCGAAGAAAATGTCTCTTTCTACTTTTTTGATGCGGAAGATTTTATTCCCATCCTGGTAGAATCAGAAGTCAAGGTTGGCCCAGCCAAAGGACAAATTTCCCAAATTACCATGAGTGATTATCAGGAAGTGGATGGCCTGTTTTTTCCTTTTGCACTTGGACAAGGTGTCAAAGGAGCAGGTAGCCAACCCATTGTCATCACTAAGATCGAATTGAATCCGCAGGTTGATCCGAAGGAGTTTGTGTTTACGGAAGAGAAGTAA
- the lysM gene encoding peptidoglycan-binding protein LysM has translation MGLFSFLKNAGAKLFKRKKEEVTVPEEAEKTHEDNLEALRSAVADLGIEVKDFFVDLQGETVIVFGEVNSQSDKEKIVLTLGNVEGIEQVDDRMTVLAPEPEATFYEVKKGDSLSKIAKALYGDAMKYPLIFEANKPMLKDPNLIYPGQVLRIPQL, from the coding sequence ATGGGACTGTTTTCATTTTTAAAGAATGCTGGCGCCAAATTGTTCAAGCGCAAAAAAGAGGAAGTTACCGTTCCAGAAGAAGCGGAAAAAACCCACGAAGACAACCTGGAAGCACTCAGAAGTGCCGTGGCTGACCTTGGCATTGAGGTGAAAGATTTTTTTGTAGATCTGCAAGGAGAAACGGTCATCGTATTTGGTGAAGTCAATTCTCAGTCCGATAAAGAAAAAATCGTACTGACTTTGGGCAACGTAGAAGGGATAGAACAGGTAGACGACCGCATGACGGTGCTTGCACCCGAGCCGGAAGCTACTTTTTACGAAGTCAAAAAAGGGGACTCACTGTCCAAAATCGCCAAAGCACTCTATGGCGATGCCATGAAATATCCGCTCATCTTTGAAGCGAATAAACCGATGTTGAAGGATCCAAATTTGATCTATCCTGGTCAGGTATTGCGGATTCCGCAATTGTAA
- a CDS encoding OmpA family protein, which produces MKAIFSVISLSLLFLLSACSVANQVRDGKTAYEAKQYKVAVGLLQKEFNKAKTRLEKGKIAYMLGLSLKATNQSEQAIDWFQKAYDNQAGTDALKEMAQALKMAGRYADAKEAYKNLGIEIGSPYEYRKEIAACDVAEGWKKIKTPEYSVEPATFNSKYADYAPVFFKDQLVITSDRATATGDKKVYAWTGNDFSDLFAVNTQTGDASNFSAAINTMANEGTATFNANFTEVFFTRCTGTKKEDQFCKIMHSVFDGTSWIAPEPLSFQQAGINYGQPCLSADGKTLYYSALHPDGWGGHDIWMSERVGSEWTEPKLLPRTINTLGDELFPSLDNDTLYFSSDTHPGMGGLDIFKTYRLKNGDWAPAFNLKPPINSMGDDFGFLVDYQSKRDSGVTSMGYFTSSRSEGQGNDDIYTFERRYVPPPPPPPVAERPKEEPKAKLILDGFVLEKIFQDANNPNSKVLGRKPLPESKVDIKIGNKTETITVDAEGHFRLELSENLDYNFLASHPGYLNNSAKFSTKGIAKDPKNPEQIFEIEIVLDKIYLDKEIRLENIYYDLDKWDIRADAQPTLDKLAETLKLNPKVRIQLSSHTDCRGTDVYNESLSQKRAQSAVDYLISKGIEAQRLEARGYGEGVPEATCACARCSEDEHQLNRRTAFRVVE; this is translated from the coding sequence ATGAAGGCTATTTTTTCTGTTATCAGTTTATCCTTGCTTTTTTTGCTTAGCGCGTGTAGTGTAGCCAATCAGGTGCGCGACGGCAAAACCGCCTATGAGGCCAAACAATACAAAGTAGCCGTGGGGCTCCTGCAAAAAGAGTTCAACAAGGCCAAAACCCGCCTCGAAAAAGGAAAAATTGCTTACATGCTCGGCTTATCCCTCAAAGCAACCAACCAAAGTGAACAGGCCATCGACTGGTTTCAAAAAGCCTACGACAACCAGGCAGGCACCGATGCCCTCAAAGAAATGGCCCAAGCCCTCAAAATGGCCGGACGCTACGCCGATGCCAAAGAGGCCTACAAAAACCTGGGTATTGAAATTGGTAGCCCTTACGAATACCGCAAAGAAATTGCCGCCTGTGACGTGGCCGAAGGCTGGAAAAAAATCAAAACACCCGAATACTCCGTCGAACCCGCCACCTTCAACTCCAAATACGCCGATTATGCCCCGGTGTTTTTTAAAGATCAACTGGTCATTACCTCTGATCGCGCCACAGCGACGGGCGACAAAAAAGTCTACGCCTGGACGGGCAATGACTTCAGCGACCTTTTTGCGGTAAACACCCAGACTGGCGATGCCAGCAATTTTAGCGCCGCCATCAATACGATGGCCAATGAGGGTACCGCCACCTTCAATGCCAACTTCACCGAAGTGTTTTTCACCCGTTGTACTGGCACTAAAAAGGAAGATCAATTCTGCAAAATCATGCACAGTGTATTTGATGGCACCTCCTGGATTGCTCCCGAACCCCTGAGTTTCCAGCAAGCGGGCATCAATTACGGACAGCCTTGCCTTTCGGCTGATGGAAAAACGCTCTACTATTCCGCGCTTCACCCCGACGGTTGGGGAGGACACGATATTTGGATGAGCGAGCGCGTTGGCAGCGAATGGACGGAACCCAAACTTCTGCCCCGAACCATCAATACCCTGGGTGATGAACTTTTCCCTAGCCTCGACAACGATACCCTCTATTTTTCCTCCGATACCCATCCGGGCATGGGTGGCCTGGATATTTTCAAAACCTATCGCCTCAAAAATGGTGACTGGGCACCTGCCTTCAACCTCAAGCCCCCGATCAACTCCATGGGCGATGATTTTGGCTTTCTGGTTGACTACCAGTCCAAACGCGACTCGGGGGTCACCAGCATGGGCTATTTCACTTCCAGCCGCAGCGAGGGCCAAGGCAACGACGACATTTATACTTTTGAGCGGCGTTATGTACCTCCTCCTCCCCCGCCGCCCGTAGCGGAGCGCCCAAAGGAAGAACCTAAGGCCAAGCTGATCCTAGATGGTTTTGTGCTGGAAAAAATCTTCCAGGACGCCAACAACCCCAACAGTAAGGTGCTAGGCCGCAAACCGCTACCCGAATCCAAGGTGGACATCAAAATTGGCAACAAAACCGAAACCATCACCGTGGACGCCGAAGGGCATTTCCGCCTGGAACTTTCCGAGAACCTCGATTACAATTTTCTGGCCTCGCACCCGGGCTACCTCAACAATTCTGCCAAATTTTCCACCAAAGGCATCGCCAAAGATCCCAAAAACCCCGAGCAGATTTTTGAAATAGAGATTGTCCTTGACAAAATCTACCTCGACAAAGAAATCCGCCTGGAGAACATTTATTATGATCTGGACAAATGGGACATCCGTGCCGATGCCCAACCAACTTTGGATAAACTGGCTGAAACCCTCAAATTGAACCCAAAAGTCAGAATTCAACTCTCCTCACATACGGATTGTCGAGGCACGGATGTGTACAACGAGTCTTTGTCGCAAAAACGAGCGCAATCTGCCGTGGATTACCTGATCAGCAAAGGGATTGAAGCGCAACGTCTGGAAGCACGCGGCTACGGCGAAGGAGTGCCTGAGGCAACTTGCGCTTGCGCGAGATGTAGTGAGGATGAGCACCAGTTGAATCGCAGGACTGCGTTTCGGGTTGTAGAGTGA
- a CDS encoding sensor histidine kinase, with the protein MDVSFPSNHCVKIHISFAPEAVNIAFVDDGIGIPVAEQEHVFRPFYRASNAQNQTQGNGIGLALSRRIIELHDGTLSVYSRPGKGCTFRVHLPL; encoded by the coding sequence ATGGATGTAAGTTTTCCAAGTAATCACTGTGTCAAAATTCACATTTCATTTGCTCCAGAAGCGGTCAATATTGCTTTTGTAGACGATGGCATTGGAATTCCTGTAGCGGAACAAGAACACGTTTTTAGACCTTTTTACCGGGCATCCAATGCCCAAAATCAAACCCAGGGAAATGGGATTGGGCTGGCTTTAAGTCGCCGCATCATTGAGTTGCACGATGGAACCCTCAGTGTATATTCTCGACCGGGGAAAGGCTGTACTTTTCGGGTGCATTTGCCGCTTTGA
- the secDF gene encoding protein translocase subunit SecDF has protein sequence MQGKGLVRFFLILMTIVTLFQFLLTIPTRKVEKDAEAYAQKASAKVPANLQSAVLKSKRAEYLDSMSTEVVFDLKGLKKYTYQDLKGQQLAMGLDLKGGMSVVLQVDLEDFIRSLAANSADPESEFERALKKATQDQRTTQDNYVTLFARAYREISGDKPLANLFSRNDALKEEIKSGDPNQKVIGVLKQKADQTAELTFRLLKERIDKLGVTGPNVSLDNARALILVELPGIDNPQRARDFLGKAARLEFWNIYRLSDPINPNASSSKQVIEGFIAANEALAKTMGTGKTRSDTIGIVKVDSLGNALAKNKWTWDSIVQRPADNPLLEVLQINTQGTAPALMGYAEKNRKAIIDTMLARPEAKAQFPRDLTFAWSKDPITDPTTKKPTNVYELYALKKEGNRSQAPLNGDHVIQAFEDSDQNSGKIVVSLRMDGEGAKTWAAMTTKAAQDNNREIAIVLDDEVISCPGVNEPITGGSSQISGSFNLEEATDLANLLEVGKLPAETRIIQESVIGPSLGASNINKGFGTLVITFLSILAFMVAYYAGGGIVAILALIINIFLLLGAMASLGTVLTLPGIAGIVLTIGMAVDANVIIYERIREELRSGLGLRDAIQAGFKHAASAIIDGNLTTFIVGIALAVFGLGPIKGFAIVLMLGIATTLFTGILVSRMMVEYWTEKKGRSMSFSYPWSSHTLLNQNVDWMGIRKISYAISAVFVVISIIAILVRGFDLGVDFKGGYSYNIQFEKTVDAEALRQSLTAEFGRTPVVKVVDSDNTLNVVTSYLIDDTADDAQDRATAKLFAGVNKLAGGNLEEENFKSPDGTGTHITSSGKVDPTIADDISRSSWKAGLFGLLGIFLYIFLRFSKAKYGLGGIIALIHDATIAIGAFALFHGILPFNMEIDQAFIAAILTLLGYSINDTVIVFDRIREYIHKFPTMKKNDLINAAINSTLSRTIITSMTVFLTVLILFFFGGTSIKGFAFAMMLGVVFGTYSSIFIASPIVADLTKGDYLDANFATRSNAEEDGKGKGSNKAVAKV, from the coding sequence ATGCAAGGAAAAGGACTGGTAAGGTTTTTCCTGATACTGATGACGATCGTCACGCTATTTCAGTTTCTACTGACTATTCCTACTCGGAAAGTGGAGAAAGATGCCGAAGCTTATGCTCAGAAGGCCAGCGCCAAAGTGCCCGCGAATCTGCAAAGTGCAGTTCTCAAAAGCAAACGCGCTGAGTACCTGGACTCTATGTCCACTGAGGTAGTCTTCGATCTCAAGGGACTGAAAAAGTACACCTATCAGGATTTGAAGGGTCAACAGTTGGCGATGGGTTTGGACCTGAAGGGGGGTATGAGTGTGGTCTTACAAGTTGACTTGGAAGATTTCATCCGTTCACTTGCCGCTAACTCAGCGGATCCAGAATCAGAATTTGAGCGCGCTTTGAAAAAAGCGACGCAGGATCAGCGCACAACCCAAGACAACTACGTTACGCTTTTTGCAAGAGCGTACCGTGAAATCAGTGGTGACAAACCATTGGCAAACTTGTTTTCTCGCAACGATGCCTTGAAAGAGGAAATCAAATCTGGTGACCCCAATCAAAAGGTCATTGGTGTGCTGAAGCAAAAAGCCGATCAAACCGCTGAACTGACTTTCCGTTTGTTGAAAGAAAGGATCGACAAATTAGGGGTAACTGGACCAAACGTGTCTTTGGACAACGCCCGGGCCTTGATCCTGGTGGAATTGCCTGGTATCGACAACCCTCAACGTGCCCGTGATTTCCTCGGAAAAGCTGCCCGTTTGGAGTTCTGGAACATCTATCGCCTCAGCGACCCGATCAACCCGAATGCTTCCAGCAGCAAACAAGTGATCGAAGGATTTATTGCTGCAAACGAGGCTTTGGCTAAAACGATGGGTACGGGCAAGACGCGCTCAGACACCATCGGTATCGTCAAAGTAGACTCACTCGGCAATGCATTGGCAAAAAACAAATGGACCTGGGACAGCATCGTACAACGCCCTGCTGACAACCCACTACTCGAAGTACTGCAAATCAATACCCAAGGTACAGCGCCCGCGCTAATGGGTTATGCAGAGAAGAACCGTAAAGCAATCATCGATACCATGTTGGCGCGCCCAGAGGCTAAAGCACAGTTTCCAAGAGATCTGACTTTCGCCTGGTCAAAAGATCCAATTACGGATCCAACCACCAAGAAGCCAACCAACGTATACGAGCTGTACGCCCTCAAAAAAGAAGGCAATCGCAGCCAGGCACCACTCAATGGTGACCACGTGATCCAGGCTTTTGAAGACTCGGATCAGAACTCGGGTAAAATTGTAGTTTCACTGCGGATGGATGGCGAAGGGGCCAAAACCTGGGCCGCCATGACCACCAAAGCCGCTCAGGACAACAACCGCGAAATTGCCATCGTCCTCGATGACGAAGTAATTTCTTGTCCCGGTGTGAACGAACCCATTACTGGGGGTAGCTCACAAATTTCCGGTAGTTTCAACCTGGAAGAAGCCACAGATTTGGCCAACCTCCTGGAAGTAGGTAAACTGCCCGCTGAAACCCGCATCATTCAGGAATCGGTAATCGGGCCATCCCTCGGTGCTTCAAACATCAATAAAGGTTTTGGTACCTTGGTGATTACCTTCTTGTCGATTTTGGCCTTCATGGTCGCCTATTACGCTGGTGGTGGTATAGTCGCCATCCTGGCCTTGATCATCAACATCTTCTTGTTGCTGGGTGCCATGGCTTCCTTGGGTACGGTACTCACCCTGCCCGGTATAGCCGGTATCGTACTGACCATCGGTATGGCCGTTGACGCCAACGTAATCATTTACGAGCGCATCCGGGAAGAATTGCGTTCCGGTCTGGGACTTCGTGATGCCATTCAGGCCGGTTTTAAACACGCCGCTAGCGCCATCATCGACGGTAACCTTACCACCTTCATCGTAGGTATCGCCCTGGCGGTATTCGGTTTGGGCCCGATCAAAGGTTTTGCCATCGTATTGATGTTGGGTATTGCCACGACCCTCTTTACGGGGATTTTGGTGAGCCGCATGATGGTAGAATATTGGACGGAGAAAAAAGGCCGCAGCATGAGCTTCAGCTACCCTTGGTCTTCTCACACCCTGCTCAACCAGAATGTAGACTGGATGGGCATCCGCAAAATTTCCTATGCCATCTCGGCGGTGTTTGTCGTCATCAGCATCATTGCTATTCTGGTGCGTGGTTTCGACCTTGGGGTTGATTTCAAAGGGGGTTATTCTTACAATATCCAGTTTGAAAAAACAGTGGATGCAGAGGCATTGCGCCAATCGCTTACTGCTGAATTTGGCCGCACGCCAGTGGTAAAAGTAGTTGACAGCGACAATACCTTGAACGTGGTAACCAGTTACCTCATCGACGATACTGCTGATGACGCACAGGATCGCGCTACGGCCAAATTGTTCGCCGGGGTAAATAAACTGGCCGGTGGTAATTTGGAGGAAGAAAACTTCAAATCCCCTGATGGTACTGGTACCCACATTACCAGTTCTGGTAAAGTAGATCCAACCATTGCCGACGACATTTCACGGAGTTCCTGGAAGGCTGGCTTGTTCGGTCTGCTGGGTATCTTCCTCTACATCTTCTTGCGTTTCAGCAAAGCGAAGTACGGATTGGGCGGTATCATTGCCTTGATCCACGACGCCACGATTGCCATCGGTGCGTTTGCCCTGTTTCATGGCATTTTGCCGTTCAACATGGAGATCGACCAGGCGTTCATCGCAGCGATTCTGACCTTGTTGGGTTATTCCATCAACGATACGGTAATTGTATTTGACCGGATCCGGGAATACATCCACAAGTTCCCGACCATGAAAAAGAACGACCTGATCAATGCTGCCATCAACAGTACGCTGAGCCGTACCATCATTACTTCGATGACGGTTTTCCTTACGGTATTGATCCTGTTCTTCTTCGGAGGAACCAGCATCAAAGGTTTTGCCTTCGCCATGATGTTGGGCGTAGTATTTGGTACTTACTCTTCTATCTTCATTGCTTCTCCAATTGTAGCCGACCTGACCAAGGGCGACTACCTGGATGCAAACTTTGCTACCCGCAGCAATGCCGAAGAAGACGGCAAGGGCAAAGGCAGCAACAAAGCTGTAGCCAAAGTGTAA
- the nhaD gene encoding sodium:proton antiporter NhaD: protein MELLTIIVFVVGYLLIALEHNVHIDKAATAIITGVLCWTLYSLSGVDTHHLSEHLGHHLSNIAGILFFLIGAMTIVELIDAHEGFEVITQQIRTRDKRQLLWTVGVLTFFLSAILDNLTTTIVMVVLLKKLISSPKDRLYFISAIVLAANAGGAWSPIGDVTTTMLWIGGQLSAGNIVLKLILPSLASLLIAMLLIGWQLKGSLNPQEIEAETSKENEVSPREKKLILVAGVFLLLMVPVYKMITHLPPYMGMLLALGILWLLTELLHHDKEHGHKRSLSVLTALQRMDMPSILFFLGILLAVSALETQGTLPGLAQWLNTTVGNMDVVVIITGILSAIVDNVPLVAAAMGMYPLADIPADSRFWEMLAYCAGTGGSMLIIGSAAGVAAMGLEKITFGWYLQKITWIALLSYFAGIGVYYLQSAF, encoded by the coding sequence ATGGAACTACTGACCATTATTGTCTTCGTGGTGGGCTATCTACTCATCGCCCTCGAACACAATGTACACATCGACAAAGCCGCTACGGCGATCATTACTGGCGTATTGTGCTGGACCTTGTACAGTCTTTCCGGGGTTGATACCCATCATTTGAGCGAGCACCTGGGGCATCACCTGTCCAACATTGCGGGCATTCTTTTTTTCTTGATTGGGGCCATGACCATTGTGGAGTTGATTGATGCACACGAGGGCTTTGAAGTCATTACCCAACAAATCCGCACCCGTGACAAGCGACAATTGCTCTGGACGGTCGGGGTGTTGACCTTTTTTCTTTCGGCTATCCTCGACAATTTGACGACTACAATTGTCATGGTGGTATTGCTTAAAAAACTCATTTCCAGCCCTAAAGACCGCTTGTATTTCATCAGTGCGATCGTCCTTGCCGCCAATGCGGGGGGTGCCTGGTCGCCCATTGGAGACGTAACCACGACCATGCTCTGGATCGGTGGGCAACTTTCTGCGGGCAACATTGTGCTAAAATTGATTTTACCTTCCCTGGCATCCCTTTTAATTGCCATGCTTTTGATTGGATGGCAATTAAAAGGATCATTGAACCCGCAAGAAATTGAAGCGGAAACCTCCAAAGAGAACGAGGTTAGCCCTCGCGAAAAAAAGCTGATTTTAGTTGCTGGGGTGTTTTTGTTGCTGATGGTACCCGTATACAAAATGATTACCCACCTGCCCCCCTACATGGGCATGCTGCTGGCGCTGGGTATACTTTGGTTGTTAACGGAACTGCTCCACCACGATAAGGAGCATGGGCACAAAAGATCGCTATCAGTACTGACCGCGCTACAGCGCATGGACATGCCTTCTATACTTTTTTTTCTGGGCATTTTGTTGGCGGTTTCCGCATTGGAAACCCAAGGCACGCTGCCAGGTTTAGCGCAATGGCTCAACACCACGGTGGGCAATATGGATGTTGTGGTGATTATCACGGGAATACTCTCGGCGATAGTCGACAATGTGCCCTTGGTTGCTGCGGCAATGGGTATGTACCCCCTGGCCGATATTCCTGCGGATAGTCGCTTCTGGGAAATGTTGGCCTACTGCGCAGGTACGGGTGGAAGCATGTTGATCATTGGCTCAGCGGCAGGGGTTGCGGCGATGGGCCTCGAAAAAATTACTTTCGGGTGGTATTTGCAAAAAATCACCTGGATTGCGCTGCTGAGTTATTTTGCGGGTATCGGGGTGTATTATTTACAAAGTGCATTCTAA
- a CDS encoding HAMP domain-containing protein — MNIRYKLSLQFALIAAGILLLFSIIIYSLSEYHRQQEFFFRLETRALTTARLLITVKEIDSTLLKIIDKNSVRSLFDEQLAVFDEKNRLIYSNLDASDLSGLFSSDFIEHTRQNGQLNTRLGKNEGVGLRYEDDQLGQFVVLVTAEDRYGWAHMKALKRVLLQGFVIGLLVVIVAGLVFSGRVLAPITKLNEEIGLITAGNLNRRIPEGNGRDELAILAINFNQMLTRLEAAFDVQRQFVSNASHELRTPLTALTSQIQLVLGKERSPEAYQSVLHSLYEDTQKLIALSNGLLILAQTSLEKQRLLFRPVRVDEAVLNAQNDLVKAHPNYRFSIEYVQLPEEESLLHVNGNETLLRTAFTNLMENGCKFSK, encoded by the coding sequence ATGAACATCCGTTACAAACTCAGTCTGCAGTTTGCGCTCATCGCGGCTGGTATTTTATTGCTGTTTTCCATCATCATCTACTCTTTGTCCGAATACCATCGGCAACAGGAGTTTTTTTTTCGCCTGGAAACGCGAGCCTTAACAACTGCCCGCTTGTTGATTACGGTGAAGGAAATAGACTCTACACTTTTAAAGATTATCGATAAAAATTCGGTTCGATCACTTTTTGATGAACAACTTGCCGTTTTTGATGAAAAAAACCGCTTGATTTATTCCAATCTGGATGCAAGCGATCTGTCGGGTCTTTTTTCCTCCGACTTTATTGAACATACTCGGCAAAATGGGCAACTCAATACGCGTTTGGGGAAAAACGAAGGGGTGGGTTTGCGTTACGAGGATGATCAATTGGGGCAATTTGTGGTACTGGTGACTGCCGAAGACCGCTACGGCTGGGCCCATATGAAGGCTTTGAAACGGGTCTTGTTGCAGGGATTTGTCATCGGATTATTGGTGGTAATTGTTGCGGGGCTCGTTTTTTCAGGCCGGGTTTTGGCCCCCATTACCAAACTCAACGAAGAAATTGGACTCATTACAGCAGGCAACCTCAACCGCCGTATCCCAGAAGGCAATGGACGGGATGAACTGGCCATTTTGGCCATCAATTTTAACCAAATGCTGACCCGACTTGAGGCGGCTTTTGATGTACAGCGCCAGTTTGTTTCCAATGCGTCGCATGAGTTGCGTACGCCGTTGACCGCATTGACCAGTCAAATTCAGCTCGTTTTGGGTAAAGAGCGTAGCCCTGAGGCTTACCAGTCCGTATTACATTCCCTCTATGAAGACACCCAAAAACTCATTGCTTTATCGAATGGTTTGCTAATTCTGGCCCAAACCAGCCTGGAAAAACAGCGCTTGTTGTTTCGCCCTGTACGGGTAGATGAAGCAGTGCTCAATGCCCAAAACGATTTGGTGAAAGCCCACCCAAATTACCGGTTCAGCATAGAATATGTCCAATTGCCAGAAGAAGAGTCTTTGCTACATGTCAATGGAAACGAAACCTTGCTGCGCACTGCTTTTACCAATTTGATGGAGAATGGATGTAAGTTTTCCAAGTAA
- a CDS encoding response regulator, translated as MEKIPILLVEDEPKVASSIQQWLLEHDFLVDVAPDGAVGRHLALTNDYALILLDLNLPFIDGFEVCKAIRSTKPDVPIIMVTALGSMDEKLNGFAVGANDYLVKPFDFRELLARMRVLLKNAVSFNTDNPSLLKVADLEMNLDTKNVYRAGHLIPLTPKEFGLLVFLIKNEGRVVSKYDIMEQVWDLNFDSGTNVVEVYINFLRKKIDRNYEPKLIHTKPGMGYYLAAN; from the coding sequence ATGGAGAAAATACCTATACTCTTAGTAGAAGATGAACCCAAAGTGGCCAGTTCTATCCAGCAGTGGCTATTGGAACACGACTTTTTGGTCGATGTGGCACCCGACGGTGCTGTAGGGCGTCATTTGGCCCTGACCAATGACTATGCCCTGATTCTTCTCGACTTAAATTTACCTTTTATTGATGGGTTTGAGGTGTGCAAGGCCATCCGTAGTACTAAACCAGATGTACCTATTATTATGGTGACAGCATTGGGCAGTATGGACGAAAAGCTCAATGGTTTTGCCGTCGGTGCCAACGATTATCTGGTTAAACCTTTTGATTTTCGGGAACTCTTGGCACGGATGAGGGTTTTGCTCAAAAACGCAGTCAGCTTTAACACGGACAATCCAAGCCTGCTAAAGGTAGCCGATTTGGAAATGAACCTCGATACCAAGAACGTTTATCGTGCTGGGCATTTGATTCCACTTACCCCCAAAGAGTTTGGATTGTTGGTTTTTTTGATCAAAAACGAAGGTCGAGTTGTTTCTAAGTACGACATCATGGAGCAGGTTTGGGACCTCAACTTCGACTCTGGCACCAACGTGGTGGAAGTGTACATCAATTTTTTACGCAAAAAAATTGACCGCAATTATGAACCCAAACTGATCCATACCAAACCCGGAATGGGGTATTATCTCGCTGCAAATTGA